The following proteins are co-located in the Noviherbaspirillum sp. UKPF54 genome:
- a CDS encoding electron transfer flavoprotein-ubiquinone oxidoreductase, whose amino-acid sequence MRNETLLEQYGPRESMEYDVVIVGAGPGGLATAIRVKQLAAEQGKDVSVVVLEKGSEPGAHILSGAVMDPRAMNELFPNWKELGAPLNQPVTGDDILFLSETGAKRTPDFLVPRNFHNDGCYVVALGNVVKWMAQQAEALGVEIFPGFTAAEVLYDEQGAVRGVATGNMGIGKDGEPTENFQLGMELLGKYTIFAEGARGHLGKQLIAKYQLDAGRDAQSFAIGIKELWEIDPAKAKPGLVVHTAGWPMDKETFGGGFLYHLEGNKVTLGFVIGLDYKNPWMSPFEEMQRWKTHPSIRAHLEGGKRLSYGARAINNGTPQALPKLVFPGGALIGCDAGFLNAARIKGSHTAIKSGMLCAEAVFAAVTSGRAADELAAYPQAYESSWLKEELDQSRNFKLWFKKGSLMGPLMTGIEQWLLPKLGVKNPPWTLHRDKPDHVYLQPADQCAKIAYPKPDGKLTFDRLSSVFVSNTNHEENQPAHLTLKDPSVPVKINLAKFAGPESRYCPAGVYEFVKSDAGEDRLQINAQNCVHCKTCDIKDPTQNIVWVTPEGGGGPNYSGM is encoded by the coding sequence ATGCGAAACGAAACCCTTCTCGAACAATATGGCCCGCGCGAGTCGATGGAATACGATGTCGTGATCGTTGGCGCCGGCCCGGGCGGGCTGGCCACGGCGATCCGCGTCAAGCAGCTGGCAGCCGAACAAGGCAAGGACGTGTCGGTGGTGGTGCTCGAGAAAGGGTCCGAGCCCGGCGCGCACATCCTGTCGGGCGCGGTGATGGACCCGCGCGCCATGAATGAATTGTTCCCCAACTGGAAAGAGCTCGGCGCGCCGCTGAACCAGCCCGTCACCGGCGACGACATCCTGTTCCTGAGCGAAACCGGCGCCAAGCGCACCCCGGATTTCCTGGTGCCGCGCAACTTCCACAACGATGGCTGCTATGTGGTTGCGCTCGGCAACGTCGTCAAGTGGATGGCGCAGCAGGCCGAGGCGCTGGGCGTCGAAATCTTCCCCGGCTTTACCGCCGCCGAAGTGCTGTACGACGAGCAGGGCGCGGTGCGCGGCGTTGCCACCGGCAACATGGGCATCGGCAAGGATGGCGAACCGACCGAGAATTTCCAGCTCGGCATGGAATTGCTGGGCAAGTACACGATCTTCGCCGAAGGTGCGCGCGGCCATCTGGGCAAGCAGCTGATCGCCAAGTACCAGCTCGATGCCGGCCGCGATGCGCAAAGCTTTGCCATCGGCATCAAGGAATTGTGGGAAATCGATCCGGCCAAAGCCAAGCCGGGCCTGGTGGTGCACACCGCCGGCTGGCCGATGGACAAGGAGACGTTTGGCGGCGGTTTTTTGTATCACCTGGAAGGCAACAAGGTCACGCTCGGCTTCGTCATTGGCCTGGACTACAAGAATCCATGGATGAGCCCGTTCGAGGAAATGCAGCGCTGGAAGACGCACCCGAGCATCCGCGCCCATCTCGAAGGCGGCAAGCGCCTGAGCTATGGCGCGCGCGCCATCAACAACGGCACGCCGCAGGCGCTGCCCAAGCTGGTGTTCCCGGGCGGCGCGCTCATCGGCTGCGATGCCGGCTTTCTGAACGCGGCGCGCATCAAGGGCAGCCATACCGCGATCAAGAGCGGCATGCTGTGTGCCGAAGCCGTCTTTGCGGCGGTGACGTCCGGCCGTGCCGCCGACGAGCTGGCGGCGTATCCGCAAGCCTACGAAAGCAGCTGGCTGAAGGAAGAGCTGGACCAGTCGCGCAACTTCAAGCTGTGGTTCAAGAAGGGTTCGCTGATGGGGCCGCTGATGACGGGTATCGAGCAATGGCTGCTGCCCAAGCTGGGAGTGAAGAATCCGCCGTGGACGCTGCATCGCGACAAGCCCGATCATGTGTACCTGCAGCCGGCCGACCAGTGCGCGAAGATTGCGTATCCGAAGCCGGACGGCAAGCTGACCTTCGATCGCCTGTCGAGTGTGTTCGTGAGCAATACCAACCATGAAGAAAACCAGCCGGCGCACCTGACGCTGAAAGACCCGTCGGTGCCGGTGAAGATCAACCTGGCGAAGTTTGCGGGGCCGGAAAGCCGTTATTGCCCGGCCGGCGTGTACGAATTCGTCAAGAGCGATGCGGGCGAAGACCGGTTGCAGATCAATGCGCAGAACTGCGTGCATTGCAAGACCTGCGACATCAAGGACCCGACGCAGAACATCGTGTGGGTCACGCCGGAAGGCGGCGGTGGACCGAACTACTCGGGCATGTAA
- a CDS encoding MaoC family dehydratase, giving the protein MNTLGGLEIEDFSVGMKATFSKTITEADIVLFSGVSGDNNAVHINHEFAQATPFSGRIAHGMLTASVISAAIANKLPGPGAIYLNQSLNFRAPVRPGDTVHATVTVKEVLAEKRRVLLETTCMVRGQTVIDGEALVKVGSAHAAARPAASAVSH; this is encoded by the coding sequence ATGAATACCCTGGGCGGGCTAGAGATCGAGGATTTCTCGGTCGGCATGAAAGCGACGTTTTCCAAAACCATCACCGAGGCCGACATCGTCCTGTTTTCCGGCGTCTCCGGCGACAACAATGCGGTCCACATCAACCACGAATTCGCGCAGGCCACCCCCTTCTCCGGGCGCATCGCACACGGCATGCTGACAGCCAGCGTCATCTCGGCCGCGATCGCCAACAAGCTGCCCGGACCAGGCGCGATCTACCTTAACCAGAGCCTGAACTTCCGGGCGCCGGTGCGACCCGGCGACACCGTACACGCGACCGTCACCGTCAAGGAAGTCCTGGCAGAAAAACGGCGCGTGCTGCTGGAGACCACCTGCATGGTGCGCGGCCAGACCGTCATCGACGGCGAGGCACTGGTCAAGGTCGGCTCCGCGCACGCGGCGGCGCGGCCTGCGGCCAGCGCCGTTTCACATTGA
- a CDS encoding carboxy terminal-processing peptidase: MKRKLLSIILAFVAAANVAALEPSSPPQLSPSQQQIQTAHLAANIFKRFPYRPIPLDAATSERIFDRYLKSLDPEKLFFVQADIDQFSGARQKLADDLDHGDLRTPFAMFNRYEQRVADRLAYARDLLKQPLDFARNENFQFDRDKAAWPKTDDEVRDLWRKRVKNDWLQLKLAGKNDKAIRDTLDKRYAKSLSRIQKSKSEDAFQVFMDAFATSVDPHTDYFSPAASADFDISMRLSLFGIGAVLQEKDEYTTIRELVPGGPAALSTKLQVGDRIVGVGQGADGQIVDVVGTRLDEVVKLIRGAKDSTVRLDVLPADAGPDGKHKQVILVRDKISLDKQAAQKSILQVKQDGVTRQVGVITLPAFYQDFDGRRKGEKEFRSATRDVKRLLEELKKDKVDAVLIDLRNNGGGSLDEAVALTGLFTGMGPVVQERNAQGQVRIDASSTARRAWDGPLGVLINRGSASASEIFAAAIQDYGRGVVIGEPSFGKGTVQTIIDLDQMAHNEKPTFGELKMTIAQFFRINGGTTQLRGVTPDIAFPAISDTERFGESSFDNALPWSQIRAASYAPAGDMSGLVPLLKARHAARIAQDKEFQYLIEDIAELKALRKKAVLSLNEAERTKERDLREARLKLRKTADKPGGDNNKTAFKTEAPGVKKDGKPETALPDENDVDEDPPVDAVRKNAKDIWLLEAANVAADAAGLGNGGTRFAARAATSERKAANDPAIRKPVGVN; encoded by the coding sequence ATGAAGCGTAAACTGCTGTCAATAATCCTGGCGTTCGTCGCGGCGGCCAATGTCGCCGCCCTGGAACCCTCCTCCCCGCCTCAGCTGTCGCCGTCCCAGCAGCAAATCCAGACAGCCCATCTCGCTGCCAACATCTTCAAGCGGTTCCCGTACCGGCCGATACCGCTCGATGCCGCGACGTCGGAGCGGATTTTCGATCGCTACCTGAAATCGCTGGATCCGGAAAAGCTCTTTTTCGTCCAGGCCGACATCGACCAATTCTCCGGCGCGCGGCAAAAGCTTGCCGACGACCTCGACCACGGCGACCTGCGCACGCCGTTTGCCATGTTCAACCGGTACGAGCAGCGCGTCGCCGATCGCCTCGCCTATGCGCGCGACTTGCTCAAGCAGCCGCTCGACTTCGCCAGGAACGAAAACTTCCAGTTCGACCGCGACAAGGCCGCTTGGCCGAAAACCGACGACGAAGTGCGCGATCTGTGGCGCAAGCGCGTCAAGAACGACTGGCTGCAATTGAAGCTTGCGGGCAAGAACGACAAGGCGATCCGGGACACGCTCGACAAGCGCTATGCCAAGTCGCTGTCGCGCATCCAGAAGTCCAAGAGCGAGGATGCCTTCCAGGTGTTCATGGATGCGTTCGCGACTTCGGTCGATCCGCACACCGATTATTTCAGCCCGGCGGCATCGGCAGATTTCGACATCTCGATGCGGCTGTCGCTGTTCGGCATCGGCGCCGTGCTGCAGGAAAAGGACGAGTACACGACGATCCGCGAGCTGGTGCCGGGCGGGCCGGCCGCGCTCTCGACCAAGCTGCAGGTCGGCGACCGCATCGTCGGCGTCGGGCAAGGCGCGGACGGTCAGATCGTGGATGTGGTCGGCACCCGGCTGGACGAAGTCGTGAAGCTGATCCGCGGTGCCAAGGATTCCACGGTGCGCCTCGACGTGCTGCCTGCCGACGCCGGCCCCGACGGCAAGCACAAGCAGGTGATACTGGTGCGCGACAAGATCAGCCTCGACAAGCAGGCCGCCCAGAAATCCATTCTCCAGGTCAAGCAGGACGGCGTCACGCGCCAGGTCGGCGTCATCACCCTGCCCGCCTTCTACCAGGATTTTGACGGGCGCCGCAAGGGCGAAAAGGAATTCCGCAGCGCCACGCGCGATGTGAAGCGCCTGCTGGAAGAACTCAAGAAGGACAAGGTCGACGCGGTGCTGATCGACCTGCGCAACAACGGCGGCGGCTCGCTCGACGAAGCGGTGGCGCTGACCGGCCTGTTTACCGGCATGGGGCCGGTGGTGCAGGAGCGCAATGCCCAAGGCCAGGTACGAATCGATGCCAGCAGTACGGCCAGGCGCGCCTGGGACGGTCCGCTTGGCGTGCTGATCAACCGCGGCTCGGCATCCGCATCCGAGATCTTCGCTGCGGCGATCCAGGATTACGGGCGCGGCGTGGTCATCGGCGAGCCGAGCTTCGGTAAGGGCACGGTTCAGACCATCATCGACCTCGACCAGATGGCGCACAACGAAAAGCCGACGTTCGGCGAACTCAAGATGACCATCGCCCAGTTTTTCCGGATCAACGGTGGAACGACTCAGCTGCGCGGCGTCACGCCAGATATCGCATTTCCCGCCATCTCGGACACCGAGCGTTTCGGCGAGTCGAGCTTCGATAATGCTTTGCCCTGGAGCCAGATCCGGGCGGCCAGCTATGCACCGGCCGGCGACATGTCGGGCCTGGTGCCGCTGCTGAAAGCCCGTCATGCGGCACGTATCGCCCAGGACAAGGAATTCCAGTACCTCATCGAGGATATCGCCGAGCTCAAGGCACTGCGCAAGAAAGCCGTGCTTTCGCTTAACGAAGCCGAACGCACCAAGGAGCGCGACCTGCGCGAGGCGCGGCTCAAGCTGCGCAAGACGGCGGACAAGCCGGGTGGCGACAACAACAAGACAGCCTTCAAGACGGAAGCGCCGGGCGTGAAAAAGGACGGGAAACCGGAAACTGCCCTGCCCGACGAAAACGACGTTGACGAAGACCCGCCGGTTGACGCAGTACGCAAAAACGCCAAGGATATCTGGCTGCTGGAAGCGGCGAACGTCGCCGCCGACGCCGCCGGACTCGGCAACGGCGGCACGCGATTCGCGGCGCGTGCGGCAACGTCCGAACGAAAAGCAGCCAATGATCCGGCGATCCGCAAGCCGGTCGGCGTCAATTAG
- a CDS encoding acetate uptake transporter family protein has translation MQASTSTPVTETKIIMSDPTSLGVFGLSMVTFVAASQKMGWTTGSVYLIPWALFLGSIAQIWASSIDFKKNNYFGAIVLGAYGLFWIAVAMHWATGLGWLGSIGDKADGRQLGVACIGYFIFSLFIMVAAFEANKVFAAILVLINVLLPSLALSIFGINAPFFSTLAAYSELAISLLGFYCAGAVFLNSYFGRTLLPLGKPFGLIRKGPAVHATKEKHLVEPIAAAKR, from the coding sequence ATGCAAGCATCCACTTCGACCCCGGTCACCGAAACCAAGATCATCATGTCCGACCCCACCTCGCTCGGCGTGTTCGGCCTGTCGATGGTGACCTTTGTCGCGGCCTCGCAAAAAATGGGCTGGACCACCGGCAGCGTCTATCTCATTCCATGGGCGCTGTTCCTCGGCTCGATCGCGCAGATCTGGGCCTCGTCCATCGATTTCAAGAAGAACAACTACTTCGGCGCTATTGTGCTCGGCGCCTACGGGCTGTTCTGGATCGCCGTGGCGATGCACTGGGCCACTGGCCTAGGCTGGCTCGGCTCCATCGGCGACAAGGCCGACGGCAGGCAGCTCGGCGTGGCCTGCATCGGCTATTTCATCTTTTCGCTGTTCATCATGGTGGCCGCCTTCGAAGCCAACAAGGTGTTCGCCGCGATCCTGGTGCTGATTAACGTCCTGCTGCCTTCGCTGGCGCTGAGCATCTTCGGCATCAATGCGCCCTTCTTCAGCACCCTTGCCGCCTATTCGGAACTGGCGATTTCGCTGCTCGGCTTTTACTGCGCCGGCGCCGTGTTCCTGAACAGCTATTTCGGTCGCACGCTGCTCCCGCTGGGCAAGCCGTTCGGCCTGATCCGCAAGGGTCCGGCAGTCCACGCGACCAAGGAAAAGCACCTGGTCGAGCCGATCGCCGCCGCCAAAAGATAA
- a CDS encoding DUF2894 domain-containing protein, with protein sequence MSEPAPGKIADAPMDESHEIDALLAPLRTAGADRFDPVRWRYIEALAKRAAAHRASAGCVLGVRLARALAELKERFDLAQRDAGEAVAWSTQRYPHAAGDLQQLLAAGDFKGVRRLSASLRASEPGASLGELVRRLDQHSSENTGALPGQGAGSRSELKAVRDFRNTWSKLSVDIQVARALEQAPKNAGPINSHMLVLRSLELMRDISPDYLNRFMSYVDTLLCLDQGDHAKQAPAKKTQAARAPKK encoded by the coding sequence ATGAGTGAGCCGGCACCGGGGAAAATCGCGGATGCGCCGATGGACGAATCGCACGAGATCGACGCGCTGCTCGCGCCCCTGCGCACGGCAGGCGCGGACCGGTTTGACCCCGTGCGCTGGCGCTACATCGAAGCGTTGGCGAAGCGCGCCGCGGCGCATCGCGCGAGCGCCGGATGCGTGCTCGGCGTCAGGCTGGCGCGGGCGCTGGCGGAGCTGAAAGAGCGATTCGACCTTGCACAACGCGATGCCGGCGAAGCCGTCGCCTGGAGCACGCAGCGCTATCCGCATGCGGCCGGCGATCTTCAGCAGCTCCTTGCCGCCGGTGATTTCAAAGGAGTGCGGCGATTGTCCGCTTCGCTGCGTGCCAGCGAACCAGGCGCTTCCCTGGGCGAACTGGTGCGCCGGCTTGATCAGCATTCCTCGGAAAATACCGGTGCGCTCCCGGGGCAGGGTGCCGGATCGCGTTCCGAGCTGAAGGCGGTGCGGGATTTCAGGAATACCTGGTCGAAGCTGAGCGTCGACATCCAAGTGGCGCGGGCGCTGGAGCAGGCGCCAAAGAATGCCGGGCCGATCAATTCCCACATGCTAGTGCTGCGTTCGCTGGAGTTGATGCGAGATATATCGCCCGATTATCTCAACCGCTTCATGTCTTACGTCGACACCTTGTTGTGCCTCGACCAGGGCGACCACGCCAAGCAGGCGCCGGCCAAAAAAACGCAGGCGGCGAGGGCGCCGAAAAAATGA
- a CDS encoding acyl-CoA synthetase has product MPTTTTNPYSTGLDKNAANYTSLSPLSFLAKAAAVYPQRIALIHGERRITWSETYARCRRLASALQRRGIGAGDTVAVMAPNIPATYEASFGVPMIGAVLNTLNIRLDAEAIAFQLKHGEARVLLTDREFSGTIDKALALLDGPRPLVIDIDDALYEGGKHVGEIEYEQLLQEGDPDFAWSLPPDEWDAIALNYTSGTTGNPKGVVYHHRGAYLNAVSNIVSWSMPQHSVYLWTLPMFHCNGWCFPWTMAANAGTNVCLRRVDPALIFDAIRTHRVTHMCAAPIVYNMLINAPAGLSEGIQHKVAGFIAGSAPPASTIEGMERLGFDITHVYGLTETYGPAAVCAKHDNWSELPLDERARLNARQGVASPMQEALTVLDPMTMQPVAWDGQTIGEIMFRGNITMKGYLKNHAATEEAFAGGWFHTGDLAVVDPDGYVRIKDRSKDVIISGGENISSIEVEDVLYRHPAVEVVAVVAKPDQKWGEVPCAFIQLKEGQSATENDIRAYCREHLAHYKVPKSVVFGPVPKTSTGKLQKFLLRERAGQAAAA; this is encoded by the coding sequence GTGCCCACCACCACAACCAATCCCTACAGCACAGGCCTTGATAAGAATGCTGCCAACTACACCTCGCTGTCGCCGCTGAGCTTCCTGGCCAAGGCCGCGGCCGTCTACCCGCAGCGAATCGCGCTGATCCACGGCGAGCGCCGCATCACCTGGTCCGAAACCTATGCCCGCTGCCGCCGCCTGGCCAGCGCCCTGCAGCGACGCGGCATCGGCGCGGGCGACACGGTCGCCGTCATGGCGCCAAACATCCCGGCGACCTATGAAGCGAGCTTCGGCGTGCCGATGATCGGCGCCGTGCTCAATACGCTCAACATCCGCCTCGACGCCGAAGCGATCGCCTTCCAGCTCAAGCACGGCGAGGCGCGCGTGCTGCTCACCGACCGCGAATTCAGCGGCACCATCGACAAGGCGCTGGCGCTGCTGGACGGTCCGCGCCCGCTGGTGATCGACATCGACGACGCGCTGTACGAAGGCGGAAAACACGTGGGCGAAATCGAATACGAACAATTGCTGCAGGAAGGCGATCCGGATTTCGCATGGAGCCTGCCGCCGGACGAATGGGATGCGATCGCGCTGAACTACACCTCGGGTACGACCGGCAACCCGAAAGGCGTGGTCTATCACCACCGCGGCGCCTACCTCAACGCGGTTTCCAACATCGTGTCATGGAGCATGCCGCAGCACTCGGTGTATCTGTGGACGCTGCCCATGTTCCACTGCAACGGCTGGTGCTTCCCATGGACCATGGCAGCCAACGCCGGCACCAACGTCTGCCTGCGCCGCGTCGATCCGGCGCTGATCTTCGATGCGATCCGCACCCATCGCGTCACCCACATGTGCGCCGCGCCGATCGTCTATAACATGCTCATCAACGCGCCCGCCGGGCTGAGCGAAGGCATCCAGCACAAGGTCGCCGGCTTCATCGCCGGGTCCGCGCCGCCGGCTTCGACCATCGAAGGCATGGAGCGCCTCGGCTTCGACATCACCCACGTCTACGGGCTGACCGAAACCTACGGTCCTGCCGCAGTGTGCGCCAAGCACGACAACTGGTCCGAACTGCCGCTGGACGAACGCGCGCGCCTGAATGCGCGTCAGGGCGTGGCCAGCCCGATGCAGGAAGCGCTCACGGTACTCGATCCGATGACGATGCAGCCGGTGGCGTGGGACGGCCAGACCATCGGCGAAATCATGTTCCGTGGCAACATCACGATGAAAGGTTATCTGAAAAACCACGCCGCGACAGAGGAAGCGTTCGCCGGCGGATGGTTCCATACCGGCGACCTTGCCGTGGTCGACCCGGACGGTTACGTGCGCATCAAGGACCGTTCCAAGGACGTGATCATTTCCGGCGGCGAGAACATTTCCTCGATCGAGGTCGAGGACGTGCTGTACCGCCATCCGGCCGTGGAAGTGGTCGCCGTGGTGGCCAAGCCGGACCAGAAATGGGGCGAGGTGCCGTGCGCCTTCATCCAGCTAAAGGAAGGCCAGAGTGCCACGGAAAACGATATCCGCGCCTATTGCCGCGAACATCTCGCGCATTACAAGGTGCCCAAATCGGTGGTGTTCGGCCCGGTGCCTAAGACCTCGACCGGCAAGCTGCAGAAGTTCCTGCTGCGTGAGCGCGCCGGCCAGGCGGCAGCGGCATAA
- a CDS encoding acyl-CoA dehydrogenase gives MSQYQPPLSDIGFLLKHVFHFDRHAQQCGIELDVDTALAVADEAGKFARERIAPINRSGDTQGARWDNSEVTTANGFKEVYHAFRDGGWNGLRFPEQYGGQALCSVLSTVVEEMWHAASVSFALCPMLTNGAVEALLTAAGDELKATYLPKLVSGEWTGTMNLTEPGAGSDLAAVQTRAVRQPDGSYRVSGQKIFITYGEHDFAENIVHLVLARTPDAPKGVKGISLFVVPKFLVKPDGSCGERNDARCASIEHKLGIHGSPTAVMLFGEQEGAVGYLVGEENRGLEYMFIMMNEARFAVGLQGLSISERAYQHALGYAQERVQGRAVGEDGSHGKTIIRHPDVRRMLLSMKSKVDAMRALAVYVAMQKDIAHSDAVDAGARAHAQSRMELLIPVLKGWFTESAQGVTYDALQVFGGMGFIEETGAAQFYRDARILTIYEGTTAIQANDLVGRKTLRDKGNAALSLIDSIEQDIRALRLLDHATANALSSRLADGCDTLRNIVRWLHEKNETNPREAYAGAVPYLELWGTVCGGWMHARRLLAAAHDMVQPELLTATALSARFYAEHILVRAQALGETIRVGGSSSLDFPDNAWQL, from the coding sequence ATGAGCCAATACCAACCACCGCTGAGCGATATCGGATTTCTGCTCAAGCATGTCTTTCACTTCGACCGTCACGCGCAACAATGCGGCATCGAGCTCGACGTCGACACCGCGCTTGCGGTCGCCGACGAAGCAGGCAAATTCGCGCGCGAACGCATCGCCCCGATCAACCGCAGCGGCGACACACAGGGCGCGCGCTGGGACAACAGCGAGGTGACGACCGCAAACGGATTCAAGGAGGTATACCACGCTTTCCGCGACGGCGGCTGGAACGGCTTGCGCTTTCCCGAGCAATACGGCGGCCAGGCGTTGTGCTCGGTGTTGTCGACCGTGGTTGAGGAAATGTGGCACGCCGCCAGCGTAAGCTTCGCGCTGTGTCCGATGCTGACCAACGGAGCGGTGGAAGCCTTGCTGACGGCGGCCGGCGACGAGCTCAAGGCAACCTATCTGCCGAAGCTCGTCAGCGGCGAATGGACCGGCACGATGAACCTGACCGAACCGGGCGCCGGCTCCGACCTGGCAGCGGTGCAGACCCGCGCGGTGCGCCAGCCGGACGGCAGCTATCGGGTAAGCGGACAAAAGATTTTCATTACTTATGGCGAACACGACTTCGCCGAGAACATCGTCCACCTGGTGCTCGCCCGCACGCCGGATGCGCCCAAGGGCGTCAAGGGCATCTCGCTGTTCGTAGTGCCGAAGTTCCTGGTGAAGCCCGACGGCAGCTGCGGCGAACGCAACGATGCGCGCTGCGCGTCGATCGAACACAAGCTAGGCATCCACGGCAGCCCGACCGCGGTGATGCTGTTCGGCGAACAGGAGGGTGCCGTAGGCTATCTGGTCGGCGAAGAAAACCGCGGGCTCGAATACATGTTCATCATGATGAACGAAGCGCGCTTCGCCGTCGGATTGCAGGGCCTGTCGATTTCGGAGCGCGCCTACCAGCACGCGCTCGGCTACGCGCAGGAACGCGTGCAGGGGCGCGCCGTCGGTGAGGATGGCAGCCATGGCAAGACCATCATCCGCCACCCGGACGTGCGGCGCATGCTGCTGTCGATGAAGAGCAAGGTGGATGCGATGCGCGCGCTCGCCGTCTATGTAGCAATGCAAAAGGACATCGCGCACTCCGACGCGGTCGATGCCGGCGCGCGTGCGCACGCGCAGAGCCGGATGGAATTGCTGATCCCTGTGCTCAAGGGCTGGTTCACCGAGAGCGCCCAAGGCGTGACCTACGACGCATTGCAGGTATTCGGCGGCATGGGCTTCATCGAAGAAACCGGCGCCGCGCAGTTTTACCGCGACGCCCGCATCCTCACGATTTATGAAGGCACCACCGCCATTCAGGCCAACGACCTGGTCGGGCGCAAGACCTTGCGCGACAAGGGCAATGCTGCGCTGTCGCTGATCGATTCGATCGAACAGGACATCCGTGCGCTGCGCCTGCTCGATCATGCGACGGCAAATGCGCTTTCCTCCCGCCTGGCAGATGGTTGCGACACGCTGCGCAATATCGTGCGCTGGCTGCACGAGAAAAACGAGACCAACCCGCGCGAGGCCTATGCCGGCGCGGTTCCTTACCTGGAATTATGGGGAACGGTGTGCGGCGGCTGGATGCATGCGCGCAGACTGCTGGCTGCGGCGCATGACATGGTGCAGCCGGAACTGCTGACGGCGACCGCCTTGTCGGCGCGCTTCTATGCCGAGCACATCCTGGTCCGCGCGCAGGCGCTCGGGGAAACCATTCGCGTCGGCGGCAGCAGCTCGCTCGACTTCCCGGACAACGCTTGGCAGCTGTGA